The genomic segment TTCAGATAAAATTACAATTATAAGCCTTAGGTGGAAAAAGCCTCCCAGAGTAGAACGCTTTTTATCTTCTTTCTAAAAGCTTTAAAATCTTGCAGTTGCCTTATTTCCTCAGGGTCAGTGTTCCAAAGCAAAGTCCCAAACCACCGACAAGGCTCGCTTGCAGGTTGCCTGTGAATGAACGACTTTAAAATCGGGTCCCTCAAGCAATCGTAAATCTGAGGAACGTAGGAATATTCAGGGTGCACTGAAGAGCTCTGACAGATACTTTGGGGCATTCCTTCTGCAGCGCTTTGTATACCAAAGTTAACATTTTGAACTTGAGAAGTTGTGTGAAAGGCCAACCAGTGTCTCTGCTTTAATAAAGCACTGATTGAAGTTCTCATAATCAAAGCAGAAAAGCTCGTACTAGGGATGCGCTTGGCCTTTGAAATGACACAAGTCTGTACCAATTCATGTCTTTTTTTCAAAAGACCCAACAGAAACAAAACTCAAAATTTCACTTATTTTCTTTCAGATGAGACCCTCCCCCCAATGAAACAAAGCAATATTGTTGGCCTGGGCACCCTTAGCTGATACTCCTTGACATCATCGGCCTACAATAGTTAGTAAGGGTACGCGGTGTTTTTCTCTCGTGTCATTTTCAGTTCATGTCGTGTTTTGGCtcgatttcattttgaaaatgggtcCTTGAATGAGATTTTGCAAGCAGGGTTTGCTCTGCCTGAAGTTGCAGGAGAAGATGAAATCCTGTACGTGGGCAACAGATGCGCTCTCTGCCAAAAGGGGGCCGTCAGACTCATTTGCAGGTCTTTTGCATTATTTTTGTGCAGCGTTCATTTTCTTGAATCAAATCTGATCCACAGTGTTGTGTAATATCACACAATGTCACAGTAAAACAGTAATCTGTGAAAAGCTCCCTTTGTGGGTGATTAATCGCTCTAGTGTTGAAGGGACAGTCCTCTACCTTGCTTAAAAAATGGTTCCTTTCATTCTGTCCTGCAAAAGTACTCATCCAATCCAATAGATTTTAATGGGTCTTGTCCACCATCCATGTCCCAAAATATCCTCCAAAACGGTGTTTGAAAATCCGCTTGCCTCTTGTTTTGCAACGCTGCACAGCACATGACCTCTGTAGTTTATAACAGCAAATTTAAGCTAATTCATGTTGCTGCTCCCTGACTCTCGCTCTGTAAATAGCGCTGTGCTTCCATTAATGAAGCTGGGGGGGGGTTTTTGCCCACACATTCAGCTCCATTTCATTGCCTGTCCTGCCATTCAGAAAAGTAAAAGTGACATCACACAGATTCCCGCTGAGAACAGGTTGCAGCCATTAGGAGCATTTTACAGGAGGATCCAGCAGTGCTGAGCAGAATCAGAGAATGGAAAGAGAATTAGAGCAGCTATAATATGTATTATTTCTATAGCACCATCAGTGGTGCCAGCTAAGGCACATGAATAACATTACTTTCAGAAGAAAAGTGGGAACAAAACAAATGAGAACTTTAATATTTTTCTGAGACTGCATTTGCTCCCCTTGTGAGAGTCGGAGCAGCAGTCTCTGGCCCAGAGTCAGACCTCTTTAGTCAGGACAAACCTTTTACGCGCTGTCTGTTACTAAGCTAACATGGACTCCTGCTACTTTGTTCTTGAGTTGGGGGGGGCTCAAGCTTTGACGCCAGATTTCCTTCAAAAACACAAAATTGTCCGGAAGCTTTCTTTGAAATCACTGAACAGAAGGCCAGAAATGATGGGATTAGCACAGATTTTGGCAGTGGCCAGAGCTTGAAAAATGAACAGCCAATAAGGAggctgtgaaaaaaaatattgacaGATGATCATTATTTGAAAGGGGGACCAGCAAATTAAGAAGACAAGAGTGAGAACGAGCGCCTTCCTGCCCCCTTCCGGGCTGCAGCAGCTCTGCGTACCAACCGGTCGAGCAGAAGAAGTCCCTTTGATGACAATTGAAAAGAAGCAACAACCGATGAGCAAGAGGGGTATAAAGTATCCAAGAGCAAAGCTGTACACGTCATAAAACAAGGCCCACACATAATATGGGTAAAAAATCGTGCAGATCTCAAAATATACGCCTGCGTACATAATCACTGGTAGGCAGAACAGGACTGAAAACACCCAAACTGTCGCACAGATCAATTTGACAACCCATGCCTTGCGCCATGTGTTGGATACCATTGGGcaatagacagacagacagcagtCAGCGCTCATCACAGTCAGAAAACAAGCACAGGTGAATGGATTTTTACGTACAGTCAACATGAGCGTGCACAAAAATGAACCAAAGGGCCAGTGGCCTAAGAGACGGTCAGTGACCTCGAAGGGTATGACCAGTGCTTCGAGCATGTCCATCACAGccatatttaaaatgtaaatgttGGTCACAGTTTTCATCACGGCATATTTAAAAACCACACATAGGACTAAGGTGTTCCCGATAAGTCCAATTACACATATCACAAGAAGAAACAGGCAACTGAGAATGTCACGGCCGCTGTCATCTGGAGAGGCTTCGAATGTGTCTGTTAAGTTGAAGAATGGCAAGGAGAAGCTTTCATTCTCTAGGAAATCAGTATCCAAATAGTtcatctttcctcctcctctttctagaaagttaaaaataaaaatgttatttccATAAAATTTTACATGCATTAATTTTACAGTGTATTCCTTTCACCAAGGAAACGCTTTTGATTCCTGTGTAAAGCTTGTCTTATCCTATCCATCGAGTATCCAAAATGTACCTTGCTATTGCTTACCTTTCTCGAATCAGGCACCTGTTCCAGTctacagtacacagaaaaagacaGATAAATAACGGAAGGAATGTCTTGTTCAATCTCTGGGAAAGGAGACATAAATTGCACACGTTACAAAATGTTCCTGGGAGTTAGAGAATAAGCTCCTGCCCTTCTCTCCTTCAGACATTGCTTGATATATTTGAAGTTCTCAGGATTTATTCTCCTCAGAACAAGGTCATAAAAACCTAGGATGCGCCTCACATATGAGGGTCGTTTGGAAACTGCCCTACCTACATTTAAAATCAAATCTGTCCCACCAAATCTGCCCAGCACACAATTACACCCGCTCATTTGTGTACAAATattttttcaggaaaatttacacgcatgattttgaaaatgcaaaaaaatgtgtgAGCGACTGCCCATCCTGAATCCCCACCAGAAActacagacaacagacaagtccgaCTTCACTTGCAAGAATCAGTGAGCAGCGGTAACAACAGAGAAACATATTAaggtcggcagaaaaagaccaaatggtccatccagtcacccagcaagtttcttatggtagcaactgccgctccgtgcaagttaccccaaaccttgtgctaagggtagtaatatttacaatctgAACCAAGCAACTGTGAAACCCAAAACAAAATCACTGCCAGCAGAGTGAGTagcttcctgataattcagacgatgctgctgctgctgctgctgagctttgcttttggacttggccatagaagcggTCCTGTGCTTTTACTTTATGTCTgcttatcagtatcccagactgtaaaagttgggatctgtgttggttgtcatctgaatccaattccttctATTTCCtcagctgctgaagcagagagcaatgttgcatttgtgtcacaagcatcaaggcttattggttaagggcggTAATCCCCATGCTGTCAGCTaatggtagtaaccgccgcactgtgcaggttacccccatgtgcccttttcttcatttcctacagtgtctatcccatgcccctttgaattttttgactgtttttgccttcaccaccctccggaagggccttccaggcatccggcatcctctctgtgaagaaatatttcctggtgtgTAAAAGCGTATGAGTAAGTATGGTCATGTATATGGTCATGTACACGCTTAAATCTCTTACAGAGTAGCAACTACAGTGCCGTCTTCTGaaccccgccctggaatgcctctgaaCCGCTCATTTACTCCCTGGTAAAAACTCTCACACAAAATCAAAGATACGCATAGActctcaatgtttataaaatagcatagacACACGTACATGCTGCTCACAggcatatatgctattttcatgcatggaaaccttttaaaatacacatagactctcaatgtttataaaatagcatacacacatgtacatgctGCTCACaggcatatatgctatttttatgcatggaaCCCCTTTGGGATTAGATTTTTAATGTTctctgctggagctgctgctgcccctgcctcatCCAGTTACAACCAGAGAAAGATAGGCACGTATAGTATTCTGGCTGGTCCAGATGTTGCTGGTAAAATGTATGTTCCTCCTCTTTGCTTAACAAACAAGAAGGAAGTCGGTCAAACAAAGCTGTGAGGAATACAAACACAGAACGGCCGATGTCCTCCAAAATATTTATTCACTGAAATAttattttacaaataaatatttttgaggaCATTGGCCGTTCTGTGTTTGTATTCCTCCTCTCTGCTTTGCAACTTGCACCTGTATCTGGATTTGACCCTGCGAGTACAGAGTGGGGATCACACGTCTATTAATTGTTGCCCTGGAAAGCACTTTGTAATTGGGAAATAAGAGGTGCAGCCACTGCTTAAATCTGACATTCTCCAACACCTGCTGGCCTGATTTGCATTTTCCTGATGCACTGTTTCAGTACTGTCAGTGCTACCTGCATCTTATCCTGGGACACTGATGTGGAATCCAAAATGATGAGGggaatgcaacagctcccctatgaggaacctgccatactgggtcagaacaagggtccatcaagcccagcatcctgtttccaacagtggcacatccaggctacaagtacctggcaagtacccaaacgctaagtctattccatgttaccgttgctagtaatagactTATCTGTGCTTAGGAATCTCCTGATTGTACAGAGAAATTTTGGGAGAAACCACCTTTCAAACGCCTTTCTTCTGACCAGGGCACACACATCTTCTcttctgtcactgctgctgctttcaGCCCCCAGACACGTTTCGAGTAAGAAACAGAGATCATGCCAGCAGATTTCTATTTGCAATCTTGCAGAGACTTCTAAGCAGAAGACTGCACTTGAGGAAATAAAGCAGTGAATCCATCTTTTCCTGGTGATGTCtttataaaagaaaagcagagccCAGGAGCTCCGAAACCTCATTCAAACAGTTCCCTGCCCTGGACATTACTTACGAAATCCTCTCCCCCTGGAGATGAGGCGACAGGACCTCGTCTGGCTGCTCTCACAGCTTTTCTTCCAAGGAAGCTGCGAGTCGTGCGTCCGGGGCGGGGGCTTGCACTGGGCGTCCCAGGACGATGACATTTGCCATTTGCAGGACGAAAAGTTAACCCTTGAAACACCAACGCGGGAACCAAAGTTCAGCGAAAGGACGGGGATTTCCGTAGCAGGGACCAGCAAATGCAGCGTGGGACACAGCCGGAGTCTGAAGAGGTTGAAATGTGACTTGCAGCTTTGGCACCCATCAGTGCAGTGTCCTGGGGATTTATTAGTGATCCGAGGTTAAAATGTGACTTGCAGCTTTGGCACCCATCAGTGCAGTGTCCTGGGGATTTATTAGTGATCCGAGGTTAAAATGTGACTTGCAGCTTTGGCACCCATCAGTGCAGTCTCCTGGGGATTTATTAGTGATCCGAGGTTAAAATGTGACTTGCAGCTTTGGCACCCATCAGTGCAGTCTCCTGGGGATTTATTAGTGATCCACAACCCTCAGCATCCAGGGAAGCCCTTGCTGTGCGGTCCCCATCTCTGTGACCGcccggttttattctttttaattctttattcagATCAAAAGCCCCGAGTGCGCCCGGCCATACTGGGTCCGACCCACTGATCCATGATTCCCTTCCCTCATCTGAGATTGCTGACTGGGGCCGCTGGCATGGGTTCGGAACCGCCGGCCCGACAGTGGCCCTGTTTCGGCTTCAGGGACCTCGGGGAAATTACTGCTGGGTCGGTTAAGCGGGTCCAGCAACCACCATCGACAAAGCCGATTGTCTCCGCCTATCCTGCTGCAGGGTCCTGAGGGCCACCAGACCCCTCCGctgcacctcctcctccttct from the Rhinatrema bivittatum chromosome 14, aRhiBiv1.1, whole genome shotgun sequence genome contains:
- the LOC115076135 gene encoding somatostatin receptor type 5-like produces the protein MNYLDTDFLENESFSLPFFNLTDTFEASPDDSGRDILSCLFLLVICVIGLIGNTLVLCVVFKYAVMKTVTNIYILNMAVMDMLEALVIPFEVTDRLLGHWPFGSFLCTLMLTVRKNPFTCACFLTVMSADCCLSVYCPMVSNTWRKAWVVKLICATVWVFSVLFCLPVIMYAGVYFEICTIFYPYYVWALFYDVYSFALGYFIPLLLIGCCFFSIVIKGTSSARPVGTQSCCSPEGGRKALVLTLVFLICWSPFQIMIICQYFFSQPPYWLFIFQALATAKICANPIISGLLFSDFKESFRTILCF